The following proteins are encoded in a genomic region of Candidatus Dormiibacterota bacterium:
- the cysK gene encoding cysteine synthase A, producing the protein MQVCESALDLIGETPILHLRSFDRPGAASLFAKLELLNPGSSVKDRAALGMILDAEKRGRLRPGATIVEPTAGNTGIGLALVGALRGYPVVLVVPQKYSREKKQLMQALGAKLVEIPTEDGMPGAVKRAQEIVAATPGAFLPQQFENPANPEIHYRTTGREIWQQMQGKIDALVLGAGTGGTFTGVTRYVKERNPGVRAVLVESEGSVLGGGTAAPHKVEGIGNSFFPKILERDLIDEVVAVTDRDAFATVRLLARREGLLVGGSSGAAAFAAARVAEQIGPGRKIVTLFSDGSERYLSQGIYDEVT; encoded by the coding sequence CTGCAAGTCTGCGAATCGGCCCTCGACCTCATCGGTGAAACGCCGATCCTGCACCTGCGCTCGTTCGACCGGCCGGGGGCCGCTTCCCTGTTCGCGAAGCTCGAGCTCCTGAACCCGGGGAGCAGCGTCAAGGACCGGGCGGCCCTGGGGATGATCCTCGACGCCGAGAAGCGCGGCCGTCTGCGGCCGGGCGCGACGATCGTCGAGCCGACCGCCGGGAACACCGGGATCGGCCTGGCGCTGGTCGGCGCTCTGCGGGGCTACCCGGTCGTGCTCGTCGTGCCGCAGAAATACAGCCGCGAGAAGAAGCAGCTGATGCAGGCCCTGGGCGCGAAGCTCGTCGAGATCCCCACCGAGGACGGCATGCCGGGGGCGGTCAAGCGCGCCCAGGAGATCGTGGCGGCAACGCCCGGCGCCTTCCTGCCGCAGCAGTTCGAGAACCCCGCGAACCCCGAGATCCATTACCGCACGACGGGCCGGGAGATCTGGCAGCAGATGCAGGGCAAGATCGACGCCCTCGTCCTCGGTGCGGGGACCGGCGGGACGTTCACCGGGGTGACGCGCTACGTCAAGGAGCGCAACCCCGGCGTGCGCGCCGTCCTGGTCGAATCGGAGGGGTCGGTTCTGGGGGGAGGAACGGCCGCCCCGCACAAGGTCGAGGGGATCGGCAACTCGTTCTTCCCGAAAATCCTCGAGCGCGATCTGATCGACGAAGTGGTGGCGGTCACCGACCGCGATGCCTTCGCCACGGTGCGTCTCCTGGCGCGGCGCGAGGGTCTTCTGGTCGGAGGCTCCTCCGGGGCCGCGGCGTTCGCCGCGGCGCGCGTCGCCGAGCAGATCGGCCCGGGACGCAAGATCGTGACACTCTTCTCCGACGGCTCGGAGCGCTACCTGAGCCAGGGGATCTACGACGAGGTGACCTGA
- a CDS encoding PLP-dependent aspartate aminotransferase family protein: MGFATDAIHAGVVPDPSTGSVMTPIYQTSTYVYESPGRSTGYDYARTINPTRSALEANLQTLEGGRAAYAFASGMAAISAVMTLVKSGDHVVVSQNVYGGTYRLFARVLEDYGLTFSYVDTSRTDAVEGAIRKNTRMVYVETPTNPMMILTDIAQIAAMCRARGLVSVVDNTFLTPCLQRPIDLGADIVVHSTTKYINGHSDSVGGAVILARDEHAERIKFVQNSVGAILSPFDSWLVLRGIKTLPLRMRAHDENGQKVARFLESHAKVERVLYPGLPSHPQHDLARRQTRGFGGMISFYLKSDQAAARFFTPLRLCALAESLGGIETLICQPSTMTHASVPAEDRRRLGLTDSLVRISVGCEDVDDILADLDRGLAAA; encoded by the coding sequence ATGGGATTCGCCACGGACGCCATCCACGCGGGTGTCGTGCCCGACCCCTCGACGGGCTCGGTCATGACTCCGATCTACCAGACCTCCACGTACGTCTACGAATCGCCCGGCCGGAGCACCGGATACGACTACGCGCGGACGATCAACCCGACCCGCTCGGCCCTGGAAGCCAACCTGCAGACCCTGGAGGGAGGCCGGGCAGCCTACGCGTTCGCCTCCGGCATGGCGGCGATCAGCGCGGTGATGACCCTGGTGAAGTCCGGCGACCACGTCGTGGTGAGCCAGAACGTCTACGGAGGCACCTACCGGCTGTTCGCCCGCGTCCTCGAGGACTACGGTCTCACCTTCTCCTACGTGGACACCTCCAGGACGGACGCCGTCGAGGGCGCGATCCGGAAGAACACCCGCATGGTGTACGTGGAGACCCCGACCAACCCGATGATGATCCTCACCGACATCGCGCAGATCGCGGCGATGTGCCGCGCGCGCGGGCTCGTGAGCGTGGTGGACAACACCTTCCTGACGCCCTGCCTGCAGCGGCCGATCGATCTCGGAGCCGACATCGTCGTTCACAGCACGACGAAGTACATCAACGGCCACTCGGACAGCGTCGGGGGCGCCGTGATCCTGGCGCGGGACGAGCACGCCGAGCGCATCAAGTTCGTGCAGAACTCGGTGGGCGCCATCCTCTCCCCCTTCGACTCCTGGCTGGTGCTGCGCGGCATCAAGACGCTTCCCCTGCGCATGCGCGCGCACGACGAGAACGGCCAGAAGGTGGCCCGCTTCCTCGAGTCCCACGCGAAGGTCGAGCGCGTCCTCTACCCCGGGCTGCCCTCCCACCCGCAGCACGATCTGGCGCGCCGGCAGACGCGCGGATTCGGCGGCATGATCTCCTTCTACCTGAAATCGGACCAGGCCGCGGCGCGCTTCTTCACGCCTCTCCGCCTCTGCGCCCTGGCCGAGAGTCTCGGAGGGATCGAGACGCTGATCTGCCAGCCGAGCACCATGACGCACGCCTCCGTCCCGGCGGAGGACCGGCGCCGTCTCGGGCTGACCGACTCCCTCGTGCGCATCTCCGTCGGCTGCGAGGACGTCGACGACATCCTCGCCGACCTCGATCGCGGTCTCGCCGCCGCATAG
- the cutA gene encoding divalent-cation tolerance protein CutA: MSEPSVILVFCTASTEKEAVEIAQALVEREEAACVNVVPMIRSVYRWKGKIASENEHLMIVKTTQPLLEDVKKTVKELHSYELPEILAVSVDDGDKNALNWIASVVKGGRENY; encoded by the coding sequence GTGAGCGAGCCCTCCGTCATCCTGGTTTTCTGCACAGCCTCAACCGAAAAGGAAGCCGTCGAGATCGCCCAGGCGCTGGTGGAGCGCGAGGAAGCGGCCTGCGTGAACGTCGTGCCGATGATCCGCTCCGTCTACCGCTGGAAGGGAAAGATCGCCTCGGAGAACGAGCACCTGATGATCGTCAAGACGACGCAGCCGCTCCTCGAGGACGTGAAAAAGACGGTGAAGGAACTGCATTCCTACGAGCTCCCCGAGATCCTCGCCGTGTCGGTCGACGACGGCGACAAGAACGCGTTGAACTGGATCGCCAGCGTGGTCAAGGGCGGCCGCGAAAACTACTGA
- a CDS encoding phosphoglucomutase/phosphomannomutase family protein, protein MGALIRFGTSGWRAVIAEEFTVANVRRVASAIATGLLADGAAGRGVFVGFDTRFLSDRFAKEAADVLAARGIAVLLSPAPVPTPAIALAIVGGRRAGGINITASHNPPEYNGLKFSTADGAPARPEVTREIEARVNSEDAGAGGRAPAAARIRELDMRPAYFRQIGRLVRLDAVRRGRLTLGLDPRHGASIAYLGGLARTAARTVAAIHDTADPRFGGTGPDCGEEQLRPLARLVRSRRLHLGLATDGDGDRFGIIDRGGVFVPPNLFLAVLADYLLTERRMPGGIGRSVATTHLLDAICAHHGRKLYETPVGFKYLGEYLTSRRAFLVCEESAGLSVRGHVPEKDGILAGLLAAEMVAARRRSIRDQVRDLFKKVGPLHSRRIDYHIDAAARERLARRLEDVPSSFAGRRVASLNTSDGRKMIFTDGSWILFRPSGTEPLVRCYAEARTPKALGSLLAAGRALLT, encoded by the coding sequence TTGGGAGCGCTGATCCGCTTCGGCACGTCGGGCTGGCGGGCGGTGATCGCCGAGGAATTCACCGTCGCCAACGTGCGGCGCGTGGCCTCCGCGATCGCCACCGGCCTGCTTGCGGATGGCGCGGCCGGGAGGGGCGTCTTCGTCGGCTTCGACACGCGCTTCCTGTCCGACCGGTTCGCGAAAGAAGCGGCCGACGTCCTGGCGGCGCGCGGCATCGCGGTCCTCCTCTCCCCTGCCCCGGTGCCGACCCCCGCGATCGCCCTCGCCATCGTCGGCGGCCGGCGCGCCGGCGGGATCAACATCACCGCGAGCCACAATCCTCCCGAATACAACGGCCTGAAATTCTCCACCGCCGACGGCGCTCCCGCCCGGCCCGAGGTGACGCGGGAGATCGAGGCGCGGGTCAATTCGGAGGACGCTGGCGCAGGCGGCCGGGCGCCGGCCGCCGCCCGGATCCGCGAGCTCGACATGCGCCCCGCCTACTTCCGCCAGATCGGCCGGCTGGTGCGACTCGACGCGGTCCGCCGGGGGCGCCTCACGCTGGGTCTCGATCCCCGGCATGGCGCGTCGATCGCCTACCTCGGCGGCCTGGCCCGAACCGCGGCGCGGACCGTCGCCGCGATCCACGACACCGCCGATCCCCGCTTCGGCGGCACGGGACCGGACTGCGGCGAGGAACAGCTCAGACCGCTCGCCCGCCTGGTGCGCTCGCGACGGTTGCACCTAGGCCTCGCGACCGACGGCGACGGCGACCGCTTCGGCATCATCGATCGGGGCGGTGTGTTCGTCCCTCCCAACCTGTTCCTGGCGGTCCTGGCCGACTATCTGCTGACGGAGAGACGGATGCCGGGCGGAATCGGCCGGTCCGTCGCCACCACGCACCTGCTCGACGCCATCTGCGCCCACCACGGGAGGAAGCTCTACGAGACGCCGGTCGGGTTCAAGTACCTCGGCGAGTACCTGACGTCGCGCCGCGCCTTCCTGGTGTGCGAGGAGAGCGCCGGTCTCAGCGTGCGCGGCCACGTCCCCGAGAAGGACGGTATTCTGGCGGGGCTCCTCGCCGCCGAGATGGTTGCGGCGCGCCGCCGGTCGATCCGGGACCAGGTGCGCGACCTGTTCAAGAAGGTCGGGCCGCTCCACAGCCGCCGCATCGACTATCATATCGACGCCGCGGCACGGGAGCGCCTGGCGCGGAGGCTCGAGGACGTACCGTCCTCATTCGCCGGACGCCGCGTCGCGAGTCTGAACACCAGCGACGGCCGCAAGATGATCTTCACCGACGGATCCTGGATCCTGTTCAGGCCCTCGGGCACCGAGCCGCTGGTGCGGTGCTACGCCGAAGCGCGCACGCCGAAGGCGCTGGGATCGTTGCTGGCGGCGGGGCGGGCTCTTCTCACCTGA
- the eno gene encoding phosphopyruvate hydratase: MAYISDVKAREILDSRGNPTVEVDVHLDDGTFGRAAVPSGASTGSREALELRDGDAARFRGKGVLRAVDNVVKILAPAVRDLDPVAQEAVDARLRETDGTKDSSRLGANALLGVSLAAARAAAAARRLPLYRHLGGDGARDLPVPLFNILNGGAHADNNVDIQEFMVVPVGAHTFREALRMGAEIFHALRDILRKRGLRTGGGDEGGWAPDLKSNADAVDAVVAAIEAAGYKPGEQVGIALDVAATELRKDGAYRLPGESPQQRTAEQLVAFYADLVRRQPVLSIEDGMAEDDWEGWGLLTRSLGDAVQLVGDDIFVTNVAIIREGIEKKVANSVLIKPNQIGTLTETLRAIATARSAGYSTVLSHRSGETEDTFIADLAVALNLGQIKTGAPARGERVAKYNQLLRIEEDLGSRARYPGRAALARGGHR, encoded by the coding sequence ATGGCGTACATCAGCGACGTGAAGGCGCGCGAGATCCTCGACTCCCGGGGCAACCCGACGGTCGAGGTGGACGTCCATCTCGACGACGGCACCTTCGGCCGGGCCGCGGTCCCGTCGGGCGCCTCCACCGGCTCGCGCGAGGCCCTGGAGCTGCGCGACGGCGACGCCGCGCGCTTCCGCGGCAAGGGTGTGCTGCGCGCCGTCGACAACGTCGTCAAGATCCTCGCCCCCGCCGTGCGCGATCTCGATCCCGTGGCGCAGGAGGCGGTCGACGCCCGCCTGCGCGAGACCGACGGCACCAAAGACTCCTCGCGGCTCGGCGCCAACGCCCTCCTGGGCGTCTCGCTGGCGGCCGCGCGCGCCGCCGCCGCCGCGCGCCGGCTGCCGCTGTACCGTCACCTCGGCGGCGACGGGGCCCGCGACCTGCCGGTGCCGCTCTTCAACATCCTCAACGGCGGCGCGCACGCGGACAACAATGTCGACATCCAGGAATTCATGGTCGTCCCGGTCGGGGCGCACACGTTCCGGGAGGCGCTGCGCATGGGCGCGGAGATCTTCCACGCCCTGCGGGACATCCTGCGCAAGCGGGGCCTGCGCACGGGGGGCGGCGACGAAGGGGGCTGGGCCCCGGACCTGAAGAGCAACGCCGACGCGGTCGACGCCGTCGTCGCCGCCATCGAGGCCGCCGGCTACAAGCCCGGCGAGCAGGTCGGTATCGCCCTCGACGTCGCGGCGACTGAGCTGCGCAAGGACGGGGCGTATCGGCTCCCCGGCGAGAGCCCCCAGCAGCGCACCGCCGAGCAGCTCGTGGCGTTCTACGCCGACCTGGTCCGCCGACAGCCGGTCCTGTCGATCGAGGACGGCATGGCCGAGGACGACTGGGAGGGCTGGGGGCTCCTCACCCGCTCTCTGGGAGACGCGGTGCAGCTCGTGGGCGACGACATCTTCGTGACGAACGTGGCGATCATCCGGGAGGGGATCGAGAAGAAGGTGGCCAACTCCGTGCTGATCAAGCCGAACCAGATCGGCACGCTCACCGAGACCCTGCGCGCCATCGCCACGGCCCGCTCCGCCGGCTACAGCACGGTCCTGTCGCACCGCTCCGGCGAGACCGAGGACACCTTCATCGCCGACCTGGCCGTGGCGCTCAACCTCGGTCAGATCAAGACCGGAGCGCCGGCGCGCGGCGAGCGCGTGGCCAAGTACAACCAGCTCCTGCGCATCGAGGAGGATCTCGGGAGTCGCGCGCGCTATCCCGGACGCGCCGCCCTGGCGCGCGGCGGTCATCGATGA
- a CDS encoding septum formation initiator family protein, with translation MKSATQAPPVDLRRKALLVLFWFIALSLAFNSLFGDMGLIQGHRQRVLLARLREEVKTLHQTNDHLAADIGDLRHDPYRIEQIAREEFGLTRPGEILFLFQEPEAGATPSPPR, from the coding sequence ATGAAAAGCGCGACCCAGGCCCCACCGGTCGACCTGCGCCGCAAGGCCCTCCTCGTCCTGTTCTGGTTCATCGCCCTGTCCCTCGCGTTCAACTCCCTGTTCGGGGACATGGGGCTCATCCAGGGACACCGGCAGCGGGTCCTCCTTGCACGGTTGCGTGAGGAGGTGAAGACGCTCCACCAGACGAACGACCATCTCGCCGCCGACATCGGGGATCTCCGGCACGACCCATACCGAATCGAGCAGATCGCCCGCGAGGAGTTCGGTCTCACGCGCCCCGGCGAAATCCTGTTCCTGTTCCAGGAGCCGGAGGCAGGGGCGACGCCTTCCCCGCCGCGCTGA
- a CDS encoding APC family permease, protein MAKEPRIPIDPFEQPSPVGRLWRRLFGAPRDVQDPSIFHKISLMAFLAWIGLGADGLSSSAYGPAEAFKNLLVRNPSTGALEGQWYLAIFLALATVITVFVISYAYSRVIEQFPHGGGGYVVATKLLGPRAGVVSGCALLVDYVLTITVSVAAGGDAIFDLLPRALRANFDLKIVCELVVLAALLIMNLRGVKESVEAVMPVFLVFVVTHLILILLGIGSHLGRVPEVVGQVSDGLGAGWRTFGIWGLLAIFIRAFALGGGTFTGIEAVSNGIAIMREPKVATGRRTMLYMATSLAFTAGGILVCYLLFDVQGFFSLPAAEQVGKTLNGVLAERFAAGWMPGGLPLGWIFVKLTIASEAALLFVAAQTGFIDGPRVMSNMAVDSWLPHRFASLSDRLTTKDGVLLMGFSAMALLLLTRGSVDVLVVMYSVNVFATFSLTEMGMCRFWFSGRREQENWVRHISVHVLGLVLCLTILSIMVVEKFGEGAWKTLVITCVLVVGCVWVRAHYRSVEGQVRLLDRDLLDLPPADRPGGEPDPSKPTAVLLVRDFGGVGIHLLLLVQKMFPGFFKNVIFVSVAVIDSGHFKGKEEISALRDQVEESLAKYVELARRIGWNAASATTVTTDPVDGIYRVCVNLAKKYRRVMFFGGKLIWKRESWWQRILHNETAYQVQRRLQWKGLAMTVLPLRTGDEAPGAEVPS, encoded by the coding sequence ATGGCCAAGGAACCTCGGATACCGATCGATCCGTTCGAGCAGCCCTCCCCGGTCGGGCGCCTGTGGCGCAGGCTGTTCGGTGCGCCCCGCGACGTCCAGGACCCGAGCATCTTCCACAAGATCTCCCTGATGGCCTTCCTGGCCTGGATCGGCCTGGGGGCGGACGGCCTGTCCTCCTCCGCCTACGGTCCCGCGGAGGCGTTCAAGAACCTGCTGGTGAGAAACCCCTCGACCGGAGCGCTGGAAGGCCAGTGGTACCTGGCGATCTTCCTGGCGCTGGCGACGGTCATCACCGTGTTCGTGATCTCGTACGCCTACAGCCGCGTCATCGAGCAGTTCCCGCACGGCGGGGGCGGTTACGTGGTGGCCACCAAGCTGCTCGGTCCGCGGGCCGGTGTGGTGTCGGGGTGCGCCCTCCTGGTCGATTACGTCCTGACGATCACCGTGTCGGTCGCGGCCGGCGGGGACGCGATCTTCGACCTGCTCCCGCGCGCGCTGCGCGCCAATTTCGATCTGAAGATCGTCTGCGAGCTCGTCGTGCTGGCGGCGCTCCTGATCATGAACCTGCGCGGCGTGAAGGAATCGGTCGAAGCGGTGATGCCGGTCTTTCTGGTGTTCGTGGTCACCCACCTGATCCTGATCCTCCTGGGGATCGGCAGCCACCTCGGACGGGTCCCGGAGGTCGTGGGGCAGGTGTCCGATGGGCTGGGCGCGGGCTGGCGCACGTTCGGGATCTGGGGTCTCCTGGCGATCTTCATCCGGGCCTTCGCGCTCGGCGGCGGCACCTTCACGGGGATCGAGGCGGTGTCGAACGGAATCGCCATCATGCGCGAGCCGAAGGTGGCGACCGGGCGCCGGACGATGCTCTACATGGCGACCTCGCTGGCCTTCACCGCCGGCGGCATCCTGGTCTGCTACCTGCTGTTCGACGTGCAGGGCTTCTTCTCCCTGCCGGCGGCCGAGCAGGTCGGCAAGACGCTCAACGGTGTCCTGGCGGAGCGGTTCGCGGCCGGATGGATGCCCGGCGGCCTTCCCCTCGGCTGGATCTTCGTCAAGCTGACCATCGCGTCGGAGGCCGCCCTGCTGTTCGTCGCGGCCCAGACCGGCTTCATCGACGGGCCGCGCGTCATGTCCAACATGGCCGTCGACTCCTGGCTCCCCCACCGCTTCGCCTCGTTGTCGGACCGGCTGACGACCAAGGACGGTGTTCTCCTGATGGGCTTTTCGGCGATGGCGCTCCTGCTCCTGACGCGCGGGAGCGTCGATGTCCTCGTCGTGATGTACTCGGTCAACGTCTTCGCGACCTTCTCGCTCACCGAGATGGGGATGTGCCGTTTCTGGTTCAGCGGGCGGCGCGAGCAGGAGAACTGGGTCCGTCACATCTCGGTCCACGTTCTCGGCCTCGTGCTCTGCCTGACGATCCTCTCCATCATGGTCGTCGAGAAATTCGGGGAGGGGGCGTGGAAGACGCTTGTGATCACCTGCGTCCTTGTCGTGGGGTGCGTCTGGGTCCGGGCGCACTACCGGTCGGTCGAGGGCCAGGTCCGCCTGCTCGATCGCGATCTGCTCGATCTCCCGCCCGCCGACCGCCCCGGCGGCGAGCCCGATCCGTCCAAGCCGACGGCCGTCCTCCTGGTGAGGGATTTCGGCGGCGTCGGGATCCACCTGCTCCTGCTGGTTCAGAAGATGTTCCCGGGCTTTTTCAAGAACGTCATCTTCGTGTCGGTCGCCGTGATCGATTCGGGTCATTTCAAGGGGAAGGAGGAGATCAGCGCGCTGCGCGACCAGGTAGAGGAGTCGCTCGCGAAATATGTCGAGCTGGCGCGCCGGATCGGCTGGAACGCCGCCTCGGCCACCACCGTGACGACCGACCCGGTCGACGGCATCTATCGCGTCTGCGTCAACCTGGCGAAGAAGTACCGGCGGGTCATGTTCTTCGGCGGCAAGCTGATCTGGAAGCGGGAGAGCTGGTGGCAGCGCATCCTGCACAACGAGACGGCCTACCAGGTCCAGAGGCGCCTGCAGTGGAAGGGGCTGGCGATGACGGTCCTGCCGCTGCGCACGGGAGACGAGGCGCCGGGCGCCGAGGTCCCGTCCTAG
- a CDS encoding vitamin B12 dependent-methionine synthase activation domain-containing protein has product MSQIRVSDPLPVEVSRPMVLLRLGYRRPAQVPERTARLIDEIMEAGRALLRPRAIYGVFDTETREPDVSLVGGALRAASRSLHERLRGCRRAVLFAATIGAEVETWCQGLMQEGQMTRGLLADAFASSAAIALGLEVETVAASLLAEEGLTATKRYAPGYGDWSLESQKPLHALLDAARIGITITEDFLMLPAKSISGVIGGR; this is encoded by the coding sequence ATGTCCCAGATCCGCGTGTCCGATCCGCTGCCCGTGGAAGTCTCCCGCCCGATGGTCCTTCTGCGTCTCGGCTACCGCCGGCCGGCGCAGGTCCCGGAGCGGACGGCGCGCCTCATCGACGAAATCATGGAGGCGGGGCGCGCCCTCCTCAGGCCGCGGGCCATCTACGGCGTGTTCGACACGGAAACCCGGGAGCCGGACGTCAGCCTCGTCGGCGGAGCATTGCGCGCGGCCAGCCGGTCGCTGCACGAGCGCCTGCGCGGCTGCCGCAGGGCGGTCCTGTTCGCGGCCACCATCGGCGCCGAGGTCGAGACCTGGTGCCAGGGTCTCATGCAGGAAGGGCAGATGACCCGCGGTCTCCTGGCCGACGCGTTCGCCAGCAGCGCCGCCATCGCGCTCGGCCTCGAGGTGGAGACCGTGGCCGCAAGCCTCCTGGCCGAGGAAGGGCTCACGGCCACCAAACGTTACGCCCCCGGCTACGGGGACTGGTCGCTCGAGAGCCAGAAGCCGCTGCACGCGCTCCTCGACGCCGCGCGGATCGGCATCACCATCACCGAGGACTTTCTGATGCTCCCGGCCAAGTCCATCTCCGGGGTGATCGGCGGACGCTGA
- a CDS encoding trimethylamine methyltransferase family protein: MSLLSTFRPRVQMLSEEFIDRIIDEAFEVLSEIGLQFEHPKALALLGEHGQRIDAANERAYLSRDFIEKAIKTAPKSFRIWNITGDASIEVGGDNVTYDPGSAAIKMLEADGTTHASTSSDFVRLARLVHQLGNIRAASTSLVPHDVPNEVSDFFRLYLLVQNCNKPLITGLFREESFPAMLELMTIVRGSEKAASEKPMAIFDACPSSPLRWSVLTSESIMQCARYNLPSEIISVPLTGATGPVTLSGTLVVHTAENLAGIALAQAVRAGAPVVYGGAPCLMDMRAGQTPFGCLETYMIDCAYAQIGKRFGFPIHSYMGLSDSKRVDAQAGYETGTGVILAALAGVNIVSGVGILDFITCQSLEKLVIDNELCGMAYRMIDGIRHRHEKMALDFLPEAVKQGHFLGHPTTLKLFREECYMPGKVVDRASARQGGGGPTDYERAGAVVKDLLAKEPFRLPEETVRALDAVVLREAREFGMETLPALAG, encoded by the coding sequence GTGAGTCTCCTGTCCACCTTCCGGCCACGGGTCCAGATGCTATCCGAGGAGTTCATCGACCGCATCATCGACGAGGCGTTCGAGGTCCTGAGCGAGATCGGTCTGCAGTTCGAGCACCCGAAGGCGCTGGCCCTGCTCGGGGAGCACGGTCAGCGCATCGACGCTGCGAACGAGCGCGCCTACCTGAGCCGCGACTTCATCGAGAAGGCGATCAAGACGGCGCCGAAGAGCTTCAGGATCTGGAACATCACCGGGGACGCGTCGATCGAGGTCGGTGGCGACAACGTCACCTACGACCCGGGCTCCGCGGCCATCAAGATGCTGGAGGCCGACGGGACGACGCACGCCTCCACCTCGTCCGACTTCGTGCGGCTGGCGCGTCTCGTGCACCAGCTCGGCAACATCCGCGCCGCCTCGACGTCCCTGGTCCCGCACGACGTGCCGAACGAGGTGTCCGACTTCTTCCGCCTCTATCTGCTGGTGCAGAACTGCAACAAGCCCCTGATCACCGGCCTGTTCCGCGAAGAGTCGTTCCCGGCCATGCTCGAGCTCATGACGATCGTGCGCGGCTCCGAAAAGGCGGCGAGCGAGAAGCCGATGGCGATCTTCGACGCCTGCCCGTCCTCCCCGCTGCGCTGGAGCGTCCTGACCTCCGAGAGCATCATGCAGTGCGCCCGTTACAACCTGCCGTCCGAGATCATCTCCGTGCCGCTGACCGGGGCGACCGGCCCGGTCACCCTGTCCGGGACGCTGGTCGTGCACACGGCCGAGAACCTCGCCGGCATCGCGCTGGCGCAGGCGGTGCGCGCGGGGGCGCCGGTGGTGTACGGCGGGGCGCCGTGCCTCATGGACATGCGCGCCGGGCAGACGCCGTTCGGATGTCTCGAGACCTACATGATCGACTGCGCCTACGCGCAGATCGGCAAGCGGTTCGGGTTCCCGATCCATTCCTACATGGGTCTGTCCGACTCGAAGCGGGTGGACGCGCAGGCGGGGTACGAGACCGGCACGGGCGTCATCCTGGCCGCCCTCGCCGGAGTGAACATCGTCTCGGGCGTCGGCATCCTCGACTTCATCACCTGCCAGAGCCTCGAGAAGCTCGTGATCGACAACGAGCTGTGCGGCATGGCCTACCGGATGATCGACGGGATCCGTCATCGTCACGAGAAGATGGCCCTCGACTTTCTCCCGGAGGCGGTGAAGCAGGGGCACTTCCTCGGCCATCCGACGACGCTGAAGCTGTTCCGCGAGGAGTGCTACATGCCCGGCAAGGTCGTCGACCGCGCCTCGGCCCGGCAGGGGGGCGGCGGGCCTACCGACTACGAGCGCGCCGGCGCCGTCGTGAAGGACCTGCTCGCGAAAGAGCCGTTCCGCCTGCCGGAGGAGACGGTGCGCGCGCTCGACGCGGTGGTCCTGCGCGAGGCGCGGGAGTTCGGCATGGAGACGCTGCCGGCCCTGGCCGGCTGA
- a CDS encoding homocysteine S-methyltransferase family protein: protein MKPDFRKRVKERLVLYDGGMGTMLFAAGLLDGESPEVWNWEKPETVESVYRAYYDAGSDVVQTNTFGGTPIKLSERDLQDRTYEANSLAAKRLRAVCPEGCYAAGDVGPIGKFMKPMGEYTREEFDASFEAQIQGLVEGGVDLISIETMYSLEEALCALRASRKISDLPVSVCMTFDKNPRGFYTLMGETVPHCLAVLKDNGADIVGSNCSHGSPVFIELARILRDNTDLPVIVQPNRGKPMLEKETMVYKQTVEEFVTDARTIAGLGVNIFGGCCGTTPEFIAGVRRALEPPARGAVSGEGAP from the coding sequence ATGAAGCCGGATTTCCGCAAGCGGGTGAAGGAACGCCTGGTGCTTTACGACGGCGGCATGGGGACGATGCTGTTCGCGGCGGGGCTTCTCGACGGCGAGTCACCGGAGGTGTGGAACTGGGAGAAACCGGAGACGGTCGAATCGGTGTACCGCGCCTACTACGACGCGGGGTCGGACGTGGTGCAGACCAACACCTTCGGCGGCACCCCGATCAAGCTGTCGGAGCGCGACCTGCAGGACCGCACCTACGAGGCCAACTCCCTGGCGGCGAAGAGGCTGCGGGCGGTCTGCCCCGAGGGGTGCTACGCCGCCGGCGACGTCGGACCGATCGGCAAGTTCATGAAGCCGATGGGGGAGTACACGAGAGAGGAGTTCGACGCCTCCTTCGAGGCGCAGATCCAGGGGCTCGTGGAGGGGGGCGTCGATCTCATCTCGATCGAGACGATGTACTCGCTCGAGGAGGCGCTGTGCGCCCTGCGGGCGAGCCGCAAGATCTCCGACCTGCCGGTGTCGGTCTGCATGACGTTCGACAAGAACCCGCGCGGCTTCTACACGCTGATGGGGGAGACCGTGCCCCACTGTCTTGCGGTCCTCAAGGACAACGGCGCCGACATCGTCGGCAGCAACTGTTCGCACGGCAGCCCGGTGTTCATCGAGCTGGCCCGCATCCTGCGGGACAACACCGATCTCCCGGTGATCGTGCAGCCGAACCGGGGCAAGCCGATGCTCGAGAAGGAGACCATGGTCTACAAGCAGACGGTCGAGGAGTTCGTGACCGATGCCAGGACGATCGCCGGGCTGGGGGTGAACATCTTCGGGGGCTGCTGCGGCACGACGCCGGAGTTCATCGCCGGCGTGCGGCGGGCGCTCGAGCCGCCCGCCCGGGGCGCCGTCAGCGGAGAGGGGGCGCCGTGA